In one window of uncultured Acetobacteroides sp. DNA:
- a CDS encoding cob(I)yrinic acid a,c-diamide adenosyltransferase, translated as MPIYTRGGDKGRTSLAGGIRVPKNHCRIEANGAIDEANSFIGLLRTKLGDDHPWQERLYTVQMGLMHTMSHIATLPESPRPSNAPRVEDGAAFCEAWMVEMTQEMGESTEFILPGQTEVSSLCHIVRATIRRSERALCSAVEEGGVEAWIAAYINRLSDLFFTLARYDGFKANLPEEKVRPFRFSKETR; from the coding sequence ATGCCAATATACACCCGTGGCGGCGATAAGGGCCGCACATCGCTGGCAGGCGGCATCCGCGTACCGAAGAACCACTGCCGCATAGAGGCCAACGGCGCCATCGACGAGGCCAACTCGTTCATCGGCTTGTTACGCACTAAGCTGGGCGACGATCATCCCTGGCAGGAGCGGCTGTACACCGTACAAATGGGGTTGATGCATACCATGTCGCATATTGCCACCCTGCCCGAGTCGCCAAGACCATCGAATGCTCCTAGAGTGGAGGATGGTGCTGCCTTCTGCGAAGCGTGGATGGTGGAGATGACCCAGGAGATGGGCGAAAGCACGGAGTTCATCCTGCCCGGTCAGACTGAGGTGAGCTCCCTTTGCCACATCGTACGTGCTACCATCCGACGGTCAGAGCGCGCGCTTTGTTCTGCTGTTGAAGAGGGCGGTGTAGAGGCTTGGATAGCCGCCTACATTAACCGCCTGTCAGACCTCTTCTTCACCCTAGCTCGCTACGACGGCTTTAAGGCCAACCTGCCAGAGGAGAAGGTGAGGCCGTTTAGATTTAGTAAAGAAACTAGATGA
- a CDS encoding adenosylcobinamide-GDP ribazoletransferase has translation MKRTLQNLIAAISFFTRLPLYRLMMPPKECYSRVLPYAVVAGWVVGLFGAACWIAFAKVLPFHFAVILTMAAMVLFTGALHEDGFADFADGFGGGLNKERILAIMKDSHIGTYGVISLILLFIVRFGALTSISSDKVTALLISGAVVGRFIGVLLPNFLPYARTIEASKIQVGLIPMTPIQLILSLVVAASTGYYFFGWMGLMALVLAACTLPATVIYLKRKIGGYTGDCCGMLITSAEVAWYVAVIILQDIRL, from the coding sequence ATGAAAAGAACATTACAAAACCTAATCGCCGCCATCAGCTTCTTCACCCGTTTGCCCCTATACCGGCTGATGATGCCGCCCAAGGAGTGCTACTCGCGGGTGCTGCCCTACGCCGTGGTGGCTGGCTGGGTGGTGGGGCTCTTCGGGGCAGCCTGCTGGATAGCTTTTGCCAAGGTGCTTCCGTTCCACTTTGCGGTTATCCTCACCATGGCAGCGATGGTGCTCTTCACCGGGGCGCTGCACGAGGATGGCTTCGCCGATTTCGCCGATGGCTTTGGCGGCGGCCTTAACAAGGAGCGCATCCTTGCCATCATGAAGGATTCGCACATCGGAACCTACGGTGTTATCAGCCTGATACTGCTTTTTATCGTTCGGTTTGGTGCTCTCACAAGCATTTCATCGGATAAAGTAACGGCACTGCTGATCTCTGGAGCCGTTGTGGGGCGCTTTATAGGCGTGCTGCTACCCAACTTTCTGCCCTACGCCCGTACCATCGAAGCCAGCAAAATCCAAGTTGGCTTAATTCCAATGACGCCCATTCAGCTTATCCTTTCGCTGGTGGTGGCAGCCTCCACGGGCTACTACTTCTTCGGATGGATGGGGCTGATGGCCCTTGTCCTTGCAGCCTGCACGCTGCCCGCTACGGTTATCTACCTAAAGCGCAAAATTGGCGGCTACACCGGCGACTGCTGCGGCATGCTGATTACCTCCGCCGAGGTTGCCTGGTACGTTGCGGTGATTATACTGCAAGATATTAGATTGTAG
- a CDS encoding cobyrinate a,c-diamide synthase, giving the protein MNIPQFLIAAPHSGSGKTLVTLALLRLLKDRGLKVQPFKCGPDYLDTKLHEVAAGCRCYNLDLFMADADGVRGRYARQASLADVAVVEGVMGMFDGYDRQLGSSAEVTKTLGIPVVLVVNAKAMAHSVAPLLKGFATYDPEVRVAGVIFNFVGSASHYQLLKMAAEEVGVEPLGWIAKNDEFRLESRHLGLQTEDTKMVDEICDKAAHSIFTSVNIDRLLEVTASAKPTFVEQPAPSSEKIRIAVARDAAFSFSYPANIEALEPQGAITYFSPLNDERLPDADFVYLPGGYPELYAEQLSANHAMMESIRSYCSSGGAMLAECGGMIYLGSHLTLKDGTCYPMVGIFDFGTTFRDAKCTLGYRKAMLGGVEVRGHEFHYSRSEGELPASVAEVLSATNNPCSTGIYLKKRTLASYFHFFWGDGGFSMLEVIDKIYRSGAFDSMGKKKE; this is encoded by the coding sequence ATGAATATCCCCCAATTCCTCATAGCCGCGCCCCACAGCGGCTCGGGCAAGACGCTGGTAACGCTGGCGCTGCTTCGCCTGCTGAAAGATCGCGGGTTGAAGGTGCAACCCTTCAAGTGCGGGCCCGACTACCTCGACACCAAGCTGCACGAGGTGGCGGCCGGATGCCGCTGCTACAACCTCGACCTCTTTATGGCCGATGCCGATGGCGTACGGGGGCGTTACGCCCGTCAGGCTTCTCTGGCAGATGTAGCCGTTGTTGAGGGGGTAATGGGGATGTTCGACGGGTACGACCGCCAGCTGGGAAGCAGCGCTGAGGTGACCAAGACGCTCGGCATCCCTGTGGTGCTGGTGGTAAACGCCAAGGCCATGGCGCACTCGGTGGCTCCGCTGCTAAAGGGATTCGCCACCTACGATCCCGAGGTTCGGGTGGCTGGCGTTATCTTCAACTTTGTGGGAAGCGCCTCGCACTACCAACTGCTGAAGATGGCAGCCGAAGAGGTTGGGGTAGAGCCTTTGGGATGGATTGCCAAGAACGATGAGTTCCGTCTGGAGTCGCGCCACCTTGGGCTGCAAACCGAGGATACCAAAATGGTAGACGAGATATGCGACAAGGCTGCCCACTCCATCTTTACAAGCGTAAACATCGACCGGCTGCTGGAGGTTACAGCATCGGCTAAACCTACTTTTGTTGAGCAGCCTGCACCATCATCTGAAAAGATAAGGATTGCTGTAGCTCGGGATGCTGCATTCAGCTTCAGCTATCCGGCAAACATCGAGGCGTTGGAGCCGCAGGGGGCTATCACCTACTTCTCGCCTTTAAATGATGAACGCTTACCCGATGCCGACTTCGTTTACCTTCCTGGGGGATATCCCGAGCTGTATGCCGAGCAGCTGTCGGCCAACCATGCGATGATGGAATCTATCCGAAGCTACTGCAGTAGCGGTGGCGCCATGCTTGCCGAGTGTGGCGGAATGATCTACCTCGGCAGCCACCTTACCCTTAAGGATGGCACCTGCTACCCTATGGTTGGCATCTTCGATTTTGGCACTACCTTTAGGGATGCCAAATGCACGCTGGGCTACCGAAAGGCGATGCTGGGCGGCGTTGAGGTTCGCGGTCACGAGTTCCACTACAGCCGCTCGGAGGGCGAACTGCCGGCTTCGGTTGCCGAGGTGCTAAGCGCCACCAACAATCCCTGCAGCACGGGCATCTACCTAAAGAAGCGAACGCTGGCCTCCTACTTTCACTTCTTCTGGGGAGATGGCGGATTCTCGATGTTAGAGGTAATTGATAAAATTTACCGAAGCGGGGCGTTTGATTCTATGGGAAAGAAAAAGGAATAA
- a CDS encoding TonB-dependent receptor has protein sequence MKKVLVAALLVAGLIRTAGAASAYESDSVKMNLKVDEVVVVGQRMAVKKENVSQRIEMIHPALIERAPQKDLTSILKENAGLDVVQYPGILSGVSIRGFRPENGKLNSKTLILINGRPAGSANLSMIDLSNVERVEVLKGPASALYGPTAMGGVVNIITKNSKGAVGGTASFSYGSCDKVNSSVSVGGSIAPKFDFDAGFSISNNPKDYKMGKGNIFRGWLDGGEVTNFYKKTGAETTDPDKRGDGDTRPFTKYTKTNMDLRLGYDICRDWRLNAYVNRSIANDVESPGDIAVGTSPTRKDLTYTSGDISLNGSICRNISAMVKGYFGRDVSDNEVIFEKNAFVKPYLSISQELEWKGVQAQSIVHFNQHYVTIGVDYACSQSLSERYSNAGERIKPYNQDFALGNLGLYVQGNLEFFKGKLLASLGGRYDFNKYELKQTEKMTNPANTENNTIFSPSLGITYKVLPGLAIKANAGSGFSYADVYQLAGYSEVFDTKNKTVAITVGNKDLKNLESKSFDLGVSYDKNGWNTELGYFRTESKNNGVQVFVDVTADNLNNLGVKYTTNADGKFIYSDGSVIKGLNTFQNASNGTIDGLEVSVAYNFGYLAENRFDLTSYIKLTSILNANEELDEYGLGKMSHRMLNVADNNIVYGTDYKNHKLSAGFKGRYVGYRYDRNWSFYDQYVEVRYPQMMTLDLYLGYDVTKKISLMGYVSNVTDENYYEKRGYNLPGRMYSMKATINF, from the coding sequence ATGAAAAAGGTTTTAGTTGCGGCACTACTTGTTGCCGGATTAATTCGAACAGCAGGTGCTGCAAGTGCCTACGAATCGGACAGCGTAAAGATGAACCTCAAGGTAGATGAGGTAGTCGTTGTTGGACAGCGGATGGCAGTAAAGAAGGAGAACGTCTCTCAACGTATAGAGATGATTCATCCAGCTCTTATAGAAAGGGCTCCACAAAAAGATTTGACCTCTATTCTTAAGGAAAATGCGGGGCTCGATGTGGTGCAATATCCTGGAATTCTTTCGGGGGTGAGCATCCGTGGTTTTCGCCCCGAAAATGGGAAGTTGAACTCCAAAACGCTAATACTAATAAACGGTCGCCCTGCGGGAAGTGCTAACCTAAGCATGATAGATCTATCGAACGTTGAAAGGGTTGAAGTGCTCAAAGGTCCTGCATCGGCGCTTTACGGTCCAACGGCAATGGGAGGCGTTGTAAACATCATCACCAAAAACAGCAAGGGTGCTGTTGGTGGCACAGCATCATTCAGCTACGGTTCGTGCGACAAGGTAAACTCGTCGGTGTCGGTTGGTGGTTCTATCGCTCCGAAGTTCGATTTCGATGCTGGATTTTCCATTTCGAATAACCCCAAAGACTACAAGATGGGCAAGGGCAACATCTTTAGGGGATGGCTCGATGGCGGTGAGGTTACCAACTTCTACAAGAAGACCGGGGCTGAAACTACCGATCCCGACAAGCGTGGCGATGGCGATACCCGTCCGTTTACCAAGTATACCAAAACCAACATGGATCTACGCTTGGGCTACGATATCTGCCGAGATTGGAGGCTGAATGCCTACGTAAACCGTTCTATTGCCAACGATGTGGAGTCGCCCGGCGACATTGCCGTTGGAACATCTCCAACCCGCAAAGATTTAACCTACACCTCTGGCGATATCTCGCTCAACGGATCGATCTGTAGAAATATTTCCGCCATGGTTAAGGGGTATTTTGGACGAGATGTGTCGGACAACGAGGTGATCTTCGAGAAGAATGCTTTTGTGAAGCCTTACCTGTCCATATCGCAAGAGCTGGAGTGGAAAGGTGTTCAAGCGCAGAGCATCGTTCATTTTAACCAGCATTATGTAACCATCGGTGTGGATTATGCTTGCTCGCAATCGCTCAGCGAACGATACAGCAATGCTGGAGAGAGAATCAAACCCTACAATCAAGATTTTGCCCTTGGAAACCTTGGACTTTACGTACAGGGTAATCTTGAATTCTTTAAGGGTAAGCTGCTCGCTAGTCTTGGTGGTCGTTACGACTTCAATAAGTATGAGCTAAAGCAAACCGAAAAGATGACCAATCCTGCCAATACGGAGAACAATACAATATTCAGCCCTAGCTTAGGTATAACCTACAAGGTCCTTCCTGGTCTTGCAATTAAGGCAAATGCTGGAAGCGGTTTCTCTTATGCCGATGTTTACCAGCTGGCAGGCTACTCCGAGGTGTTCGATACCAAGAATAAGACGGTAGCCATCACCGTAGGAAATAAGGATTTGAAGAACTTGGAGTCGAAATCGTTCGATCTTGGGGTGTCGTACGATAAGAATGGATGGAACACCGAACTAGGCTACTTTAGAACGGAGTCGAAGAATAACGGTGTACAGGTTTTTGTGGATGTAACTGCCGATAACCTTAACAACCTTGGGGTGAAGTACACCACCAACGCTGATGGAAAGTTCATCTACTCCGATGGCAGCGTCATTAAGGGACTTAACACCTTCCAGAATGCCAGCAACGGTACTATTGACGGTCTCGAGGTTAGCGTTGCCTACAACTTTGGCTACCTTGCAGAGAATCGTTTTGACCTAACCTCGTACATCAAGTTGACCTCTATCCTAAATGCTAACGAGGAACTCGACGAGTACGGCTTGGGCAAGATGAGCCACCGTATGCTTAATGTAGCCGATAATAATATTGTCTATGGAACCGACTACAAGAATCATAAGCTATCGGCAGGCTTTAAGGGACGATACGTTGGCTACCGCTACGATCGCAACTGGAGCTTTTACGATCAGTACGTGGAGGTACGCTACCCTCAGATGATGACTTTGGATCTATATCTTGGTTACGATGTAACCAAAAAGATAAGCCTGATGGGCTACGTGAGCAACGTGACCGACGAGAACTACTACGAGAAGCGCGGCTACAACCTTCCCGGACGAATGTATTCGATGAAGGCTACTATAAACTTCTAA
- a CDS encoding bifunctional adenosylcobinamide kinase/adenosylcobinamide-phosphate guanylyltransferase: MASKITLITGGQRSGKSSYAQRLALELADNPVYLATSRIWDDDFRLRVERHQADRGPMWTNIEEEKSLSRHNLANRVVVVDCVTLWATNFFFDNDSDIEKSLGELKAELARLVEQPATFIFISNEIGMGGHAENAIQRRFTDMQGWLNQHIASIADEVVLMVSGIPVKVK, translated from the coding sequence ATGGCATCTAAAATTACTCTCATTACTGGTGGTCAGCGCTCGGGTAAGAGCAGCTACGCTCAGCGGTTGGCGCTCGAGTTAGCCGACAACCCCGTTTACCTCGCCACCTCGCGCATCTGGGACGACGATTTTCGCCTTCGGGTGGAGCGCCACCAGGCCGATCGTGGTCCGATGTGGACCAACATCGAGGAGGAGAAGTCCCTTAGTCGGCACAACCTTGCCAACCGCGTGGTGGTGGTCGACTGCGTGACCCTTTGGGCTACCAACTTCTTCTTCGATAACGATTCGGACATCGAGAAGTCTCTTGGGGAGCTTAAGGCGGAGCTGGCGCGGCTCGTGGAGCAGCCGGCTACCTTCATCTTTATCTCCAACGAGATCGGGATGGGAGGTCATGCCGAGAATGCCATCCAGCGAAGGTTTACCGACATGCAGGGCTGGCTCAACCAGCACATCGCATCAATAGCCGATGAGGTGGTGCTGATGGTTTCGGGTATTCCTGTAAAGGTGAAATAG
- the cobC gene encoding alpha-ribazole phosphatase — protein sequence MIHLYLVRHTSVAAPAGTCYGQTDVALAVTFSAEAEVVRNTIKGIPFDAVYSSPLSRCTKLAERCGFADCPTDARLMEMHFGDWENRRWSDIGDPHLQRWFDAWATERATNGESFADVCHRASDFINSQSWDGEDVRMLLFTHAGFIRALWVALGMRSPEEAFAQQVNYGAVVKVVLDERSSPANSLED from the coding sequence ATGATTCATCTCTACCTCGTCCGCCACACCTCGGTTGCCGCACCTGCCGGAACCTGCTACGGGCAAACCGACGTTGCCCTTGCCGTGACCTTTTCCGCCGAAGCCGAGGTTGTACGAAACACGATTAAGGGAATTCCCTTCGATGCCGTGTACTCCAGCCCGCTGAGCCGCTGCACCAAGCTGGCCGAGCGCTGCGGCTTTGCCGATTGCCCCACCGATGCTCGCCTGATGGAGATGCACTTCGGCGATTGGGAGAATAGGCGGTGGAGCGACATCGGCGACCCGCACCTTCAGCGCTGGTTCGATGCTTGGGCTACCGAGCGGGCCACCAACGGCGAGTCGTTTGCCGACGTCTGCCATCGCGCTTCCGATTTTATCAATTCGCAGAGTTGGGATGGTGAGGATGTTCGGATGCTTCTCTTTACCCATGCTGGTTTCATTCGCGCGCTGTGGGTGGCGCTGGGCATGCGCTCGCCCGAGGAAGCCTTTGCCCAGCAGGTGAACTACGGTGCTGTTGTTAAAGTGGTGCTAGATGAAAGATCTTCTCCGGCGAATAGCCTGGAAGATTAA
- the cobT gene encoding nicotinate-nucleotide--dimethylbenzimidazole phosphoribosyltransferase has product MKTFSIKRPDRAIAAQLQDKIDDLTKPKGSLGLLEETALKIGVIQQTLTPTLSKPYNLVFAGDHGIADEGVSATKKEVTRQMVYNFIGGGAGVSVFARQHGIGLKVVDAGVDHDFGGMPEVVHKKIAFGTRNFLHEPAMTHDELHLALERGAEVVDDIHREGSNVVSFGEMGIGNTSCSSMLMTMLHNVPLDKTVGAGSGLDDKGVRHKFDVLTRAKASYKGDRSAFDIIAHFSGYEMAMITGGMLRAAELGMVIVVDGFNITASLMAAAALHPEVLDFCIYAHKSNEGAHKLMLDILGGTPLLQLELRLGEGTGALVAYPIIESAVCMINNMSSFSAAKVTRSFN; this is encoded by the coding sequence ATGAAGACATTTTCCATCAAACGACCCGATAGGGCCATTGCAGCCCAGCTGCAGGATAAGATCGACGACCTCACCAAGCCAAAGGGATCGCTTGGGCTGCTCGAGGAGACTGCGCTAAAGATTGGCGTTATCCAGCAAACGCTAACCCCAACCCTTAGCAAGCCCTACAACCTCGTGTTTGCGGGCGACCACGGCATTGCCGACGAGGGGGTGAGCGCTACAAAGAAGGAGGTAACCCGCCAGATGGTGTACAACTTCATCGGCGGTGGTGCGGGCGTTAGCGTCTTTGCCCGCCAGCACGGCATTGGGCTAAAGGTTGTCGATGCGGGAGTAGACCACGACTTCGGCGGCATGCCCGAAGTTGTCCATAAGAAGATTGCCTTCGGCACGCGCAACTTCCTGCACGAGCCAGCCATGACCCACGACGAGCTGCACCTTGCCCTAGAGCGTGGCGCCGAGGTGGTGGACGATATCCACCGCGAGGGGTCGAACGTGGTAAGCTTTGGCGAGATGGGCATTGGCAACACCTCCTGCTCGTCGATGCTGATGACGATGCTGCACAACGTTCCTCTCGATAAGACCGTAGGTGCCGGTAGCGGCCTCGACGATAAGGGTGTTCGCCATAAGTTCGATGTCCTTACCCGTGCCAAGGCTAGCTACAAGGGCGACAGATCGGCCTTCGACATCATCGCGCATTTCAGCGGCTACGAGATGGCCATGATTACCGGAGGGATGCTTCGGGCAGCTGAGCTGGGCATGGTTATCGTTGTCGATGGCTTCAACATTACCGCCTCGCTGATGGCCGCCGCAGCCCTTCATCCCGAGGTGCTCGACTTCTGCATCTACGCGCACAAGAGCAACGAGGGGGCGCATAAGCTGATGCTCGACATCCTTGGCGGCACGCCGCTGCTACAGCTCGAACTTAGGTTGGGCGAAGGAACAGGAGCATTGGTGGCCTACCCCATCATCGAGTCGGCTGTCTGCATGATCAACAACATGAGCTCGTTCAGCGCCGCCAAGGTTACCCGTAGCTTTAACTAG
- a CDS encoding alpha/beta fold hydrolase produces MEQIVRNLSTLAIILGLGCTAVFGIKPGGRYDTRSITQKYPNVTFTRVTTPDRYHLQLADIAPTGKDKHVTVLICYPDSGNVKEWLGYGMLLAERGYRAIMFDYRGFGGSDRFRIERDTLYCDEFCTDASTAYTYIKKNYPSSKVGLFGLSMGSIMTTALALKHKGDFIIGDSYVADLDSAIAKIEHIYGKKMTVPASSYDYNGDLAYVRQPMLLLNGRYDTICEPNSAAFGGSKHVEAIVYNGGHLEGPRALKEGYFGRIDRFIGGLDKDDMDERSSIHPYAILLSVISIGLIFQAIRRRRSFI; encoded by the coding sequence ATGGAACAAATCGTACGAAATCTTTCTACGCTAGCCATCATCCTAGGATTGGGATGTACCGCCGTTTTCGGCATCAAGCCCGGCGGCCGCTACGATACCCGCAGCATCACCCAGAAATACCCCAACGTTACCTTTACCCGGGTGACAACCCCCGATAGGTACCACCTGCAGCTGGCCGACATCGCCCCTACGGGCAAGGATAAGCACGTGACGGTGCTCATCTGCTACCCCGACTCGGGCAACGTTAAGGAGTGGCTCGGCTACGGAATGCTCCTAGCCGAGAGGGGCTACCGCGCCATCATGTTCGACTACCGCGGCTTTGGCGGCAGCGACAGGTTCCGCATCGAAAGGGATACGCTCTACTGCGACGAGTTCTGCACCGACGCCAGCACCGCCTACACCTACATCAAAAAGAATTACCCCAGCAGCAAGGTGGGGCTGTTCGGCCTGTCGATGGGCAGCATCATGACCACCGCGCTGGCCCTAAAACATAAGGGCGACTTCATCATCGGCGACTCGTACGTTGCCGACCTGGACAGCGCCATCGCCAAAATTGAACATATCTACGGTAAGAAGATGACCGTACCCGCCAGCTCGTACGACTACAACGGCGATCTGGCCTACGTCCGCCAGCCCATGCTGCTGCTCAACGGAAGGTACGACACCATCTGTGAGCCCAACTCAGCAGCCTTTGGCGGAAGCAAGCATGTGGAGGCTATTGTTTACAACGGGGGGCATCTGGAAGGCCCTCGGGCGCTAAAGGAAGGGTACTTTGGCAGGATTGACCGGTTTATCGGCGGCCTCGATAAGGACGATATGGATGAACGCTCATCAATCCACCCCTACGCCATTCTTTTATCAGTTATTTCGATTGGATTAATCTTCCAGGCTATTCGCCGGAGAAGATCTTTCATCTAG
- a CDS encoding glycosyltransferase N-terminal domain-containing protein, whose protein sequence is MILLYSALLRIYYLLILIASVSNVKAKQWIRGRRGLFKRLQEQIPSGEEIVWFHCASLGEFEQGRPVIEAYRTQHPTHKILLTFFSPSGYEIRKNYQGADYIYYLPLDTYRNAKRFLQIVQPKAAIFVKYEFWYHYLQALHQNGIPTYVISAIFRPKQIFFRWYGGMFRRVLRNYRQLFVQNQQSSDLLRSIGVTNVTISGDTRFDRVADIASNVKSLPIVEAFVATDFAIIAGSTWPSDEDILAEYAAANPSIKMVVAPHEIGEGHIQEILAKFSALKVVRYTQTSPADAACAQVLVIDTIGILSSVYRYGKIAYIGGGFGVGIHNTLEAATFGLPIVIGPNYQKFQEAKDLVDLKAAFSVADFAHLSDILNLLVKDSVMLEQSSSASREYVKLHIGATQAILRGLA, encoded by the coding sequence ATGATATTACTCTACAGTGCTTTACTGCGCATATACTACCTACTTATCCTCATAGCATCAGTCTCCAACGTTAAGGCAAAGCAGTGGATACGCGGTAGGCGGGGCCTATTTAAGCGGCTCCAAGAGCAAATCCCCAGTGGCGAGGAGATCGTCTGGTTCCACTGCGCATCGCTGGGCGAGTTCGAGCAGGGGCGCCCCGTCATCGAGGCCTACCGAACGCAGCATCCCACGCATAAGATCCTGCTCACCTTCTTTTCCCCCTCCGGCTACGAAATTCGCAAAAACTACCAGGGTGCCGACTATATCTACTACCTCCCACTCGACACCTACCGTAACGCCAAGCGTTTCCTTCAAATCGTTCAACCCAAAGCGGCCATCTTCGTCAAGTACGAGTTCTGGTATCACTACCTGCAGGCGCTTCACCAGAATGGCATTCCAACCTACGTCATATCCGCCATCTTCAGGCCCAAGCAAATCTTCTTTCGCTGGTATGGCGGCATGTTTCGCAGGGTGCTCCGGAACTACCGTCAGCTGTTTGTGCAGAACCAGCAGTCGTCCGATTTGCTCCGCTCGATTGGCGTAACCAACGTAACCATCTCGGGCGATACCCGCTTCGACCGCGTTGCCGACATCGCCAGCAATGTAAAGAGCCTGCCAATCGTTGAGGCGTTTGTAGCAACCGATTTCGCCATTATAGCCGGCAGCACCTGGCCTTCCGACGAAGATATCCTCGCCGAATACGCTGCCGCTAACCCTTCCATAAAGATGGTGGTTGCCCCACACGAAATTGGGGAGGGGCACATTCAGGAGATTCTCGCGAAGTTCAGCGCGCTTAAAGTCGTTAGGTACACGCAAACCTCACCTGCCGATGCTGCTTGCGCTCAAGTTTTAGTTATAGATACTATAGGAATCCTATCTTCTGTTTACAGGTATGGGAAGATAGCCTACATAGGTGGAGGTTTTGGCGTTGGCATACACAACACCCTCGAGGCAGCCACCTTTGGATTGCCAATAGTAATTGGACCAAACTACCAGAAATTCCAAGAGGCAAAGGACTTGGTTGACTTAAAAGCTGCCTTTTCGGTAGCAGACTTTGCCCACCTAAGTGATATATTGAATTTACTAGTAAAAGATTCGGTAATGTTAGAGCAATCTTCCTCGGCTTCGAGGGAGTACGTAAAGCTGCATATAGGGGCTACACAAGCAATTCTAAGGGGGCTAGCATAG
- a CDS encoding prolyl-tRNA synthetase associated domain-containing protein produces the protein MNGDPKLYALLEELNIGYEYHEHPEAPTIEIAMQYWEGIEATHCKNLFFRNHKGNKHYLVLLECSQALDIHDLEKRLKQGKISFASPERMEKYLGVKPGSVTPFALINDLQRHVHVFIDKNLQEASRLSFHPLVNTASLIIKQEDLIRFLDHQGNSYEFIELY, from the coding sequence ATGAATGGAGATCCTAAGCTTTACGCGCTTCTAGAAGAATTGAACATTGGCTACGAGTACCACGAGCACCCCGAGGCGCCAACCATCGAGATTGCCATGCAGTACTGGGAGGGGATTGAGGCCACCCACTGCAAGAACCTCTTCTTTAGGAACCATAAGGGCAACAAGCACTACCTGGTTCTGCTGGAGTGCTCGCAGGCGCTGGACATCCACGATCTGGAGAAGCGGCTGAAGCAGGGCAAGATCAGCTTTGCCTCGCCCGAGCGGATGGAGAAGTACCTGGGCGTTAAGCCCGGCTCAGTGACGCCTTTTGCGCTGATCAACGACCTCCAGCGGCATGTCCATGTTTTTATCGACAAGAACCTGCAAGAGGCCTCGCGCCTAAGCTTCCACCCGCTTGTGAATACGGCCTCGCTAATCATCAAACAGGAAGACCTGATCCGGTTCCTCGACCATCAGGGCAACAGCTACGAGTTCATCGAGCTGTACTAG